One Pseudodesulfovibrio senegalensis DNA segment encodes these proteins:
- a CDS encoding SIS domain-containing protein, giving the protein MCGIASFLSNDHWRKKTETTWVAALATRFADAAAQNAPTAAAPLLDELASSFKQLMSFGLHHALLAEPETLAALETMRDAIRTLRTNVAVRLEQDVRTDELEGLLERLEDYLWQIDREVLDNVVRVTGIMPAPLAKNTEALHRHFLAWGLEQVLESIDKLEVRGRDSAGIAVTFILPENADPVATLTPVLAAELDERTAIQNASDRHILVRKLDDGRTACRFLYKVAQLVGQLGDNGAALRASIREDELLWSMAAGMDVLNIIAHTRWASNGIISVPNCHPVDGLVEGDVSTGLDKTMFVLNGDVDNYRTLVQQCVIPKGAAIASAISTDAKILPVLFHLDAPENGDSEVRFRNVLQRCEGSLAVIMQNLSDFDSQFLAQKGSGQSFYVGNTLDGWVVASEAYGLAARCRSSYPIAVHHHGGVSVVLSSSDSEAMPAARYLDTGETVDLAEESIEIFSRDIFRGEYAHYIEKEMHDASESVRNTLYGKYLKSDGKVQFLAEGFGNGPALRQRLLDKENPVRRIVTVGQGTAAIAAQGMGHLLKRALGKTGISIESYTGSELIGFMGDERMDDVLLIPVSQSGTTTDTNRVVDLCRDRGAWVNAVVNRRNSPLVKKSDSHCYTSNGRDVEMAVASTKAFYSQIAAGKLLSLWMAAELGTMDDRELLEDLKALESLPDAIESVLANKEAIGAVARAHAPNNRYWALVGNGSNCIAAQEVRIKLSELCYKSIPCDVTEDKKHIDLSTEPLTLVMAADLPEMVVMDTVKETTIFKAHNGQPIVFCAEDETRFDGIAQATIKVPRVGGGLDFVTETVAGHWWGIAAAKAIDEQAEPFRKARILLAKMIETPQIWDRNQLLTALNAAIERCAAGATDSALPASVAASLANYMLWLCTQPASIGAPDARLDDILNILNKAIEEMTRPIDTIRHQAKTVTVGISRPQG; this is encoded by the coding sequence ATGTGTGGAATCGCCAGTTTCCTGAGCAATGATCATTGGCGCAAAAAAACGGAAACCACGTGGGTCGCCGCACTTGCCACGCGCTTTGCCGATGCTGCGGCACAAAACGCGCCCACCGCTGCCGCCCCCCTGCTGGACGAGCTCGCATCTTCCTTCAAACAGCTCATGAGCTTCGGGTTGCACCACGCCCTGCTTGCCGAACCCGAGACCCTGGCCGCGCTGGAAACCATGCGCGACGCCATACGCACCCTGCGCACCAATGTGGCTGTACGCCTCGAACAGGACGTGCGCACCGACGAACTGGAGGGGCTTCTCGAACGGCTTGAGGACTACCTGTGGCAGATCGACCGCGAAGTTCTGGACAACGTGGTTCGCGTGACAGGCATCATGCCCGCGCCTCTGGCAAAAAACACCGAGGCCCTGCACCGCCATTTTCTGGCCTGGGGGCTGGAACAGGTGCTGGAAAGCATCGACAAGCTCGAGGTGCGCGGCCGCGATTCCGCAGGAATCGCCGTGACCTTCATCCTGCCCGAAAACGCCGACCCGGTGGCCACGCTCACCCCGGTGCTTGCCGCGGAGCTGGACGAACGCACCGCCATCCAGAACGCGTCCGACCGTCACATTCTCGTTCGCAAGCTTGATGACGGCAGGACCGCCTGCCGCTTCCTGTACAAGGTGGCCCAGCTCGTGGGCCAGCTGGGCGACAACGGCGCGGCCCTGCGTGCCTCGATCCGCGAGGACGAGCTGCTCTGGTCCATGGCTGCGGGAATGGACGTGCTGAACATCATCGCCCATACGCGCTGGGCCTCCAACGGCATCATCAGCGTGCCCAACTGCCACCCGGTGGACGGGCTGGTGGAAGGCGACGTGAGCACCGGGCTGGACAAGACCATGTTCGTGCTCAACGGCGACGTGGACAACTACCGCACGCTGGTGCAGCAATGCGTCATCCCCAAGGGCGCGGCCATTGCATCGGCCATCTCCACGGACGCCAAGATCCTGCCCGTGCTTTTCCATCTGGATGCGCCGGAAAACGGCGATTCCGAGGTGCGTTTCCGCAACGTGCTCCAGCGCTGCGAAGGCTCGCTGGCCGTAATCATGCAAAATCTTTCGGATTTCGACAGCCAGTTCCTGGCCCAGAAAGGCAGCGGCCAGAGCTTCTACGTGGGCAACACGCTGGATGGCTGGGTCGTGGCCTCCGAAGCCTACGGGCTGGCCGCCCGCTGCCGCAGCTCTTACCCCATCGCCGTGCATCACCACGGCGGGGTCAGCGTGGTGCTTTCCAGTTCGGACAGCGAGGCCATGCCTGCGGCCCGCTATCTGGATACGGGCGAAACCGTGGACCTGGCAGAAGAATCCATTGAAATATTCTCGCGCGACATTTTCCGGGGTGAATACGCCCACTACATTGAAAAGGAAATGCACGACGCGTCCGAGTCCGTTCGCAACACCCTGTACGGCAAATACCTCAAGTCCGACGGCAAGGTGCAGTTCCTGGCCGAAGGCTTCGGCAACGGCCCGGCCCTGCGCCAGCGCCTGCTGGACAAGGAGAACCCGGTCCGCCGCATCGTCACCGTGGGACAGGGAACAGCCGCCATTGCCGCCCAGGGCATGGGCCACCTGCTCAAACGCGCCTTGGGCAAAACCGGCATCAGCATCGAAAGCTACACCGGCTCGGAGCTGATCGGGTTCATGGGCGACGAACGCATGGACGACGTGCTGCTCATCCCGGTTTCCCAGTCCGGCACCACCACGGACACCAACCGCGTGGTGGACCTTTGCCGCGACCGGGGGGCATGGGTCAACGCCGTGGTCAACCGCCGCAACTCGCCGCTGGTCAAGAAATCGGACTCCCACTGCTACACTTCCAACGGACGCGACGTGGAAATGGCCGTGGCCTCCACCAAGGCGTTCTATTCCCAGATAGCCGCGGGCAAACTGCTCTCCCTGTGGATGGCCGCCGAACTCGGCACCATGGATGACAGGGAATTGCTGGAAGACCTCAAAGCGCTTGAATCCCTGCCCGACGCCATCGAATCGGTGCTGGCGAACAAGGAGGCCATCGGTGCGGTGGCCCGGGCACACGCCCCCAACAACCGCTACTGGGCGCTGGTGGGCAACGGTTCCAACTGCATCGCCGCGCAGGAAGTGCGCATCAAGCTCTCGGAGCTGTGCTACAAATCCATCCCCTGCGACGTGACCGAAGACAAAAAACACATAGACCTCTCCACCGAGCCGTTGACACTGGTCATGGCCGCGGACCTGCCCGAAATGGTGGTCATGGACACAGTCAAGGAAACCACCATTTTCAAGGCCCACAACGGCCAGCCCATCGTGTTCTGCGCCGAGGATGAAACACGGTTCGACGGCATTGCCCAGGCCACCATCAAGGTGCCCCGCGTTGGCGGCGGCCTCGACTTCGTTACAGAAACCGTGGCCGGACACTGGTGGGGCATTGCCGCGGCCAAGGCCATTGACGAACAGGCCGAACCGTTCCGCAAGGCCCGCATCCTGCTGGCAAAAATGATAGAAACACCGCAGATCTGGGACCGCAACCAACTGCTCACGGCGCTGAACGCAGCCATTGAACGCTGCGCAGCCGGGGCAACGGATTCGGCCCTGCCTGCCAGCGTGGCGGCCTCGCTGGCCAACTACATGCTCTGGCTCTGCACCCAGCCCGCCAGCATAGGCGCACCCGACGCCCGGCTCGACGACATCCTGAACATCCTGAACAAGGCCATCGAAGAGATGACCCGCCCCATCGACACCATCCGGCATCAGGCCAAAACGGTTACGGTGGGCATTTCACGGCCTCAGGGATAG
- a CDS encoding ATP-binding protein has product MNDFIRRRWGGLGVVGKLSVASGAMLALVFFVGLVAVVALDYLWARTDDVIQHTVQVQRLALQVRGGLLRAHRSEKDFFHSWPTVGLTEARNRHATPCRVALDSVMHDSRLLQDALHRVERSGLEVSAADRSVEVITMAVADYSDAFERGVRIATQLGHEETGLRARMEALANRAEERLAALEKDEMLVLFRNFRHVVLRFALIRKLEDMKTARSLLAGIHAAVNRDAIMDPQDRKELAAMFARLQSGLSQAHEAEEELIRCMAVFDRQMERVEPVVDRLVKATTGQVRGARNHIDEAMGIAVGAVGFALLLCLVLAVFIYRMLYRSLGKNVLLLSRAANELSLGNMGTRVDIDSPDEFGRLGDTLNGMAERMDRMVNSLEKEAAVASDRLLEAIESIPDGFALYDQQDRLVLCNSNYMDIERGTLDMFGPGDRFRDILRCNVARGMYRDAVGDEEAWLEHRMRLHANPGEPFEQRLTDGRCLQIREYRTRLGEIVCIVSDISQRKQAEEELFSFNADLEQAVRERTKVLVSKTRELQRANRRLRELDEMKSNFLSTVSHELRTPLTSLLGFSRLIGRDFCREFVPRADDAKSRSKAERIRSNLEIINSEGARLTRLINDVLDLSRIETGKVSWRDQDVPLPELIRHAADAVSGQFAEKPHVELVLGALDGLPIVHVDPDRMQQVFINLLNNAAKFTEYGSVTIQGDVDARGFAHVQVRDTGIGISADHIDMIFDKFQQANEGDTLRTPQGGSGLGLAISRQIVERYRGHIWAESEPGNGTVMHVALPATRMAGVCDSETDGPLHTVLVVDDDPAMLQLLGAILRDAGYAVETAASGEDGLKKARQLRPDLISMDLLMPGMGGLEAVSRIRGDSLLASIPVLVATVDTSADDAVCAMGADALVRKPLNRDEYLGAVRFLLGQGELKGPVLALGREEEHRFDCGNVRYCAGEDLPPGTLRGFDGTVIVPESVEMPSELLEDSRESRVRLVVMPGASLSG; this is encoded by the coding sequence ATGAACGATTTTATTCGCCGCCGGTGGGGCGGTCTGGGGGTCGTGGGCAAGTTGTCCGTGGCCAGCGGAGCCATGTTGGCTCTGGTTTTTTTCGTGGGTCTGGTTGCCGTGGTGGCCCTCGATTACCTGTGGGCCCGCACCGACGATGTCATACAGCACACCGTGCAGGTGCAGCGTCTTGCCCTGCAGGTGCGGGGCGGCCTGCTCCGCGCCCACCGTTCCGAAAAGGATTTCTTTCATTCCTGGCCCACTGTCGGCCTTACTGAAGCCCGCAACCGTCACGCAACGCCCTGTCGCGTTGCCTTGGATTCGGTCATGCATGACAGCCGGCTGCTGCAGGATGCCTTGCACCGTGTCGAGCGTTCCGGGCTGGAAGTGTCGGCTGCTGACCGGAGCGTGGAGGTCATCACCATGGCCGTGGCCGATTATTCCGACGCGTTTGAACGCGGCGTGCGCATCGCCACCCAGCTGGGGCATGAAGAGACAGGCCTTCGTGCGCGTATGGAGGCATTGGCCAACCGGGCCGAAGAGCGGCTTGCCGCATTGGAAAAGGATGAGATGCTGGTCCTGTTCCGCAACTTTCGGCATGTGGTTCTGCGTTTTGCCCTTATCCGCAAGCTCGAGGACATGAAAACGGCCCGGTCGCTGCTGGCGGGCATCCACGCCGCAGTGAACAGGGACGCGATCATGGATCCGCAGGACCGGAAGGAACTGGCCGCCATGTTTGCCCGGCTGCAGTCCGGCCTGTCCCAGGCGCACGAAGCCGAGGAAGAGCTTATTCGGTGCATGGCCGTGTTCGACAGGCAGATGGAACGCGTGGAGCCCGTGGTCGACCGCTTGGTGAAAGCCACCACCGGTCAGGTCCGGGGAGCGCGCAACCATATTGACGAGGCCATGGGGATTGCCGTGGGTGCCGTGGGTTTTGCCCTGCTGTTGTGCCTTGTGCTCGCCGTTTTCATTTACCGCATGCTGTACCGGTCTCTCGGCAAGAATGTGCTGTTGCTTTCCCGGGCCGCAAACGAGTTGAGCCTCGGCAACATGGGCACCCGCGTGGATATTGATTCCCCGGATGAGTTCGGCAGGCTTGGCGACACGCTCAACGGCATGGCCGAGCGCATGGACAGGATGGTCAACAGCCTGGAAAAGGAGGCCGCCGTTGCCAGCGACAGACTGTTGGAGGCCATTGAAAGCATTCCCGACGGTTTTGCCCTGTATGACCAACAGGACCGGCTGGTGCTGTGCAACAGCAATTACATGGACATTGAAAGGGGCACGCTGGACATGTTCGGCCCGGGCGACCGTTTTCGGGATATCCTGCGCTGCAACGTGGCGCGCGGCATGTATCGCGATGCCGTGGGCGACGAGGAGGCATGGCTGGAACACCGCATGCGCCTGCACGCCAACCCCGGCGAGCCGTTCGAGCAACGGTTGACCGACGGCCGTTGCCTCCAGATCCGCGAATACCGGACCCGTCTGGGCGAGATCGTCTGCATTGTTTCGGATATCAGTCAACGCAAGCAGGCCGAGGAAGAACTCTTTTCCTTCAATGCCGACCTTGAGCAAGCCGTTCGCGAGCGTACCAAGGTGCTGGTCAGCAAGACGCGCGAATTGCAGCGTGCCAACCGCCGCCTCAGGGAACTGGACGAAATGAAGTCCAATTTTCTTTCAACGGTTTCCCACGAGTTGCGAACCCCGCTCACGTCGCTGCTCGGTTTTTCCCGCCTTATCGGGCGGGATTTTTGCCGCGAGTTCGTTCCGAGGGCCGATGATGCAAAGAGCCGCAGCAAGGCGGAGCGCATACGATCCAACCTTGAGATCATCAACAGCGAGGGCGCCCGGCTCACGCGGCTGATCAACGATGTGCTCGACCTGAGCCGCATTGAAACCGGCAAGGTCTCATGGCGTGATCAGGACGTACCCCTGCCGGAGCTCATTCGGCATGCCGCGGATGCCGTGAGCGGCCAGTTTGCGGAAAAGCCGCATGTGGAACTCGTGCTGGGAGCATTGGACGGACTGCCGATCGTTCATGTGGACCCGGACCGCATGCAGCAGGTCTTCATCAACCTGCTCAACAATGCGGCCAAGTTTACGGAATACGGTAGTGTGACCATCCAGGGGGACGTGGATGCGCGCGGTTTCGCGCACGTGCAGGTCCGGGATACGGGAATTGGTATCTCTGCCGACCACATCGACATGATTTTCGACAAGTTCCAGCAGGCCAACGAGGGAGACACGCTCAGGACCCCGCAGGGCGGTTCCGGCCTGGGGCTGGCCATCAGCCGCCAGATCGTCGAGCGTTACCGCGGCCACATCTGGGCGGAATCCGAACCCGGAAACGGGACCGTCATGCATGTGGCCCTGCCCGCAACACGTATGGCGGGCGTTTGCGATTCCGAAACCGATGGCCCGTTGCATACCGTGCTGGTGGTGGATGATGACCCGGCCATGCTGCAATTGCTCGGGGCCATCCTGCGGGACGCGGGCTATGCCGTGGAAACCGCGGCCAGCGGTGAGGACGGCCTGAAAAAGGCCCGGCAGCTGCGCCCCGACCTCATCAGCATGGACCTGCTCATGCCCGGCATGGGCGGTTTGGAGGCCGTGAGCCGGATACGCGGCGATTCCCTGCTGGCCTCGATTCCGGTGCTGGTGGCCACGGTGGACACTTCTGCCGATGACGCAGTCTGCGCCATGGGGGCGGACGCCCTTGTGCGCAAGCCCCTGAACCGGGATGAATATCTCGGCGCAGTGCGGTTCCTGCTCGGTCAGGGCGAACTCAAGGGACCTGTCCTGGCGTTGGGACGCGAGGAGGAACACCGTTTCGACTGCGGCAACGTGCGTTATTGCGCCGGGGAGGATTTGCCCCCCGGCACGCTGCGGGGGTTTGACGGGACTGTCATCGTG